From the Streptomyces sp. KMM 9044 genome, one window contains:
- a CDS encoding type II toxin-antitoxin system PemK/MazF family toxin, with amino-acid sequence MQRGEVWWVGSDERRLFVLLSGDDASGIQAMQVVAPAGVDMGGLGVEVRVGVQEGLPLEGVLRLAFPRPGFTPCTWQTTVSRDDLVERAAVLSTAKLSEIENALRLAEQPHEQNPAMTAKLSEMRDALRRGEPG; translated from the coding sequence GTGCAACGTGGCGAAGTCTGGTGGGTGGGTTCCGACGAGCGGCGATTGTTCGTGCTGCTGTCGGGAGACGACGCGTCCGGGATCCAGGCGATGCAGGTCGTCGCGCCGGCGGGTGTCGACATGGGCGGTCTGGGCGTCGAAGTGCGAGTCGGTGTGCAGGAAGGGCTACCTCTCGAGGGCGTGCTGAGGCTCGCGTTCCCGCGTCCGGGCTTCACCCCTTGCACGTGGCAGACCACCGTGTCACGGGACGACCTGGTCGAGCGGGCGGCCGTTCTGTCTACGGCGAAACTCAGCGAGATTGAGAACGCCCTCCGACTCGCTGAACAGCCGCACGAGCAGAACCCGGCAATGACCGCGAAGCTCAGCGAGATGAGGGACGCCCTGCGTCGCGGTGAACCCGGGTAA